In the genome of Paenibacillus pabuli, the window ACCTCCATAGGAGTGACCAAAGATACCGACATGATCCAGATCAAGCTTGCCTTCGAGCCGTTGATTCGGATCATGTGAATTCCACTGGGTGAGCGTATCCAGTACAAAGCTTGCGTCAGCTGCACGAATGCCAACACCTTCTATATTATGTTGATATAATTCCTCTGACGTTGGATAATCAGGATCCGGCTCATAAGAAGCAACATGTCCATCCGGGAATGTTACTTGGGCAGATGTATACGGATGGTCGATCCCAACAACAATGTAGCCATGGCTTACCAGCTCCTCAATCGCGGTCATACTTTGAAAGCGTGCTGAGCGTACGCCAGGTGAAAACAGCAATACTGGATACTTGCTCTGTGCGGCAGACACCTCAGCGCCTTTAACCACATGCGTGGGAATGGTATCAAGGTAACTGAACACCACTGCCGGAATGCCAAATACGAGACTGATCGCCTCTCCCAACTCGGCAGGATAATGCTCCAGCGGCAATCCTTTGGCTGTTTCCTGATCTACAGGATACCAGACATTAATCATAAGCTCTCGCTTATCGCCCGCTTCAGCCGTCTTGGTTTCTTCGCGGGATTCATCTGTTAGCTGCTGCGAATAGGTGCCTATGGCGAATGAACCTGTCGGTTCAGGCATCGTAAATGCAGGGAAAAGCGACGTCAACACAATTGAACCTGCACTGAGAGCCAGCACCAGAATGGATGCCAAGATGGTTTTGAACCACGAACGACGTTTCGATTTTTGTATGTTCTGCATAGGGCGTCCGGACTTCCACAGTTGAATCGCCAATACAATCAGTAAAACAAGGGCTACGATATAGGTGGGCAGCAGCTGCACACGAAGATGATCAATTATGCCATGCAATAGGACAACCAGTGACAATGCCGATAACGTACCCACTTTCACTGCCCGACGTTTGGGAGCCATCAACATGACTATTGCGCTAATAACCGTGACAATGACCAGCATCCATTCCAAAATTCTCATCGATCTTACCTCCAACTTGTTGTAATACATCAAGGATATACCTTGAAGTATACTTCAAGGTCAAGGTATTTTTGATCTGAATTTCGATAAATCAAACAAACTTACAAATTTCGTTCAAATCAAAAAGAACTGTTTTGGATCAAATACATCCAAGTTAAACAGTTCTTTCTCTTTCTAACACAAATTTAAACAAGCATTTTTGCAGAGGTCGGAAATTGGCTATACCTTCAAATCCCACTTGCGAACTTCAGTCAAGGTACATTCTCCTGAGGAAAACGCTGTGATCCCGGTGGATTCCGGGCCTGGGTAAATACGAGCTGTCATGACCTTCTCCCCACCTTGAATAAATACTTCAATCGACGAGACGTCCACAAAAATTCGCAGCTCCAATCTACCATCATGCAGCTGCACTTCAGCAACACGTTCACCGCCGGGCCCCGCTCCTGCATGATCCCGATTGAGACAAAGTCTGCGCTGCCCTACCTGATAGGAGATGATTGTCTCTTCCCCTTCTCCTGTACGCAGCTTCAGTCCGAATTGGTCTGCCCGATCTGCTTCAAAGACGGCAAACAGCTCGTATCGATCTCCTTCCATCCCCAAATCCCGTGTGCCGTCCAAGCGGATGTCATGTTGCACAACCTCATGCGAACGATATTGCTCCAGCTCTGGGACTGGCAGAAAGAACAATCGCTCCCCCTTCAGAACAATCTCGCGCGGCAACGTCATCGCCCCTGCCCAGTGGTGACCCTGTTGGGTTGGAATATCCGTCTCCCATGTCTCCATCCATGCTACCATAATGCGGCGTCCCTGCTCATCATCCGTTGTCTGTGGCGCATAAAAATCAAATCCGTAATCCAGCGGATGATATTGCTCATATTCCAATACGCCCCGCGATTCATCCAGTGTGCCAATCATGTATACGGTAGAGTGCAAATTGCGATAGTTGTCCATCTGGGCCGGCATTCGCTGTGGAGACATGATCAGAATATCCCGGCCGCCGAGAGAAAACAAATCCGGACATTCCCAGTTGTCCCCGAGTGTGCCGTCACTTTGAGCGAGTATATTCACATAGCTCCACTGCTGCAGATCCGTCGAACGATACAGAAGGATTAAGCCACCGCCTTCCGTATCATTGGAACCCAGTACACAATAGTAGACGCCATTGCGTTCAAACACCTTGGGATCACGGAAGTCCTTTGGACTCGTGTGTTCCGGAATCTGATCCAAACGGATAACCGGGTTTAGGGCGCTTTTGACAAAATCCATCCCATTGTCCGATGCAGCAATGTTCTGCGTCTGTCGGTAATCATTATCCTTGTCCGGTCCCGTCACGACATGTCCCGTGTACATGAGCAACAGCTTGCCATCCTGAATGATCGCACTGCCAGAGAAACATCCTCCGCTGTCGTAGCTCTGATCCGGTGCGAGTGCGACCGGAAGATACGACCACGTGATCAGATCATGACTGACGGCATGACCCCAGTGCATGGGCCCCCATACCGGGGCATAGGGATAATGCTGATAGAACATGTGATACATTCCGTTGTAGTATACAAAACCGTTCGGATCGTTCATCCAGCCTACCTCAGGCATCAAATGATACGCCATTCGGTATGTCGGATTAACCTGTTTCCGGTGTTCCTGGATGTAAGCATCCGCCCGGGCAAGTGTATAGCTTTCCTGCGTCTGATGCTGTGTATCTGGCAATGCGCCGTCTGACTCTTGATCGTAATTCGACTTTTGTTCAAGGTCTAAATCCGTTTTAATTTGTGGGCCCTGCTTTATGTCTGAATGTTTGTTTATGTTTGTTCCCTGTCTTACGTTCGGTTCCTGATTCATATGTCTATCACTCCTGTCTCTCTACAGCAATTGGCTTCAAGCCGATTATTTAATGGACCCTTGCATCACACCCTGAATGATATACTTTTGCGCGAACAGATACACCACCAGCACAGGCAGCAGAGTCAGCACGAGACCAGCCATCAATGGGCCGTAATCGACTGTATAGGTCCCATAGAAATAAAAGGTGGATAACGGGAGCGTACGCTGCTCGGAAGAAGTCAATACCAGGGAAGGAAGCAAGAAATCATTCCAGATCCACAAGACGTTTAGCACGGCTATCGTCACGCTTGTTGGCAGCAGCACTGGCAATACGATGCGAAAGAAGGTCTGCACTCTGCCGCACCCGTCCATTAATGCTGCTTCTTCCAGTTCCAGAGGGATGCTCTTGATAAAACCATGATAGATGAATACAGCCAGTGGACTGCCAAAGCCGATGTACATGTAGATGAGCGACCATTTGTTATCCAGCAGACCGAGTGAACCGTATATTTTCACCAATGGGATCATAATGGCTTGAAAAGGAATAATCATGGCCGCTACCATCAGAAAAAAAAGATATTGGTTCAGCTTGCTGTTATGACGTACAAAATAATGAGCCGTCATCGCTGCGAGCAGGGCGATCAGCAGTACACCTGCCACTGTAATCAGCAACGAATTTCCGAATGCCGAGATATATCCCATTTTATCAAAGGCGCTAACGTAGTTATCCCATTGAAAGGACGCTGGAAGACCCAGGGGGTCCGATGTGATGGCTTGATTGGCCTTGAACGAATTCGTGATAAGCAGCAAAAACGGAAAAATGAACAACACCAGCGCTACTATTAATGAAAGCAGCTTAGCCCATCCAAAGATTCGAGATTGTCCAGCCATTATGCCTCCACCTCCAGTTTTTTGCTGAAGTACACCTGGAGCAGTGTAATGGTGGCCACCAGGATAAACAGGACAAACGCCTCTGCTTGGCCAAGCCCGTAATCACGAGCCAGAAAGGCCTGTTCATATACATGCATGGACACCATTTCCGTGCTTTTGAACGGTCCGCCGCTGGTTAGGGAGACGTTGAGATCATAGACCATAAAGCCCCGCTGGAGTGACAGGAACACGCACACGATAAATGACGGCACCATCAGCGGCAATACAATCCGTACGAGCATCTTGCGGTTGCTTGCCCCGTCAATACTGGCCGCTTCCATCACATCCTTGGGCACATTCATCAGCCCGGCAATATAAATGACCATCATATACCCGGCATATTGCCATACGGTAACGACGATCAGGGCCCAGAAAGCTTTGTCGGGGTCTGACAGCCAAGAGGCTGCGAACAACGGGATGTTCATTTTCTGTCCGGCAAATACCAGCACCTGATTAAAAATAAACTGCCATATAAAGCCGAGCACAATTCCACCGACGAGATTAGGCAGAAAGAAGCCCGCCCGAAACCAGCCCTGCGCCTTCATGCCCCGTGTTACCGCGTAGGCAAGCAGGAATGCAACCGCATTGGTTAGTACTACCGTAATAAATACGTATTCCAGCGTCATCCCGAATGATGTCCAGAACACGGTGTCCTTGAACACGCCGACATAGTTGTCCCAACCAACAAGACTTTGCTTCACAGCAATACCATCCCAGTTCGTAAACGTCAAATAGATGCCGTACAAAAACGGAATAATCATGACGGTAGCGAACGCAAACAGCGTCGGTCCGGTAAAAATCAGTCGGGTACGCAGACGGGTCCATAATCCTTTTTCGGTCAGCATTGTCATCCTCCACTCTGTCCAAACGTATTGACTGCTGGTTGGCCTGAGATCGGAATGGCAGTTCGAAACTCCTCATCGCCCCACCTCTTGTCCCCGGCATACCATCCATTCTCTGTGTGCAACACCAGAAGCCCGGAGGGCAGCAGGTAAGGAATGTTCCTCGCCTGTGCCCTGAGCGACTCTGGTTTATGTTGACGTTGAATTTATTTTACTTTGGTCCAATAGTCTTGAATTTCCTTGGCAAGTCCGCCCCGATCAATAACATCAGCCAAATATTTCTGCATGGAAGCACCCAGTTTGGACCAATGGTCGGCTGGAAGTGTGCTCATGGATTCCTCGATTTTACCTGCCTTAATGTAATCGCCAATCGACTTGCCGAGCGGATCAGCCGGTTCAAGAGTGATATTGCTGAATGCCGGAATAATGGTCGCCTGATTCACCAGGAAATCCTGACCTTTGGCTTCATAGACAATCCAGTCCAGAAATTTCTTGGCAGCTTCCTGCTGCGCAGGTGTGCTCTTTTCCTTGTCGATCAGAATGCGTTTGGATACGGCTGCCGAAATTTGCGTGTTGCCAAAATCGTCCGGATTGTTGCTCACAGGAACCGGCAGGAAGCCGTATTTTCCATCCGCTGTATCAAAGCTGTGAATTTGTGGCCACGCCCAGTTCCCCTGGAACCAGATGCCAACCTCCCCTTTGCCCAGCACTTCGGGTCCACGCTCATACGTCCCGGATAACGGGGAAGCTTTGTCGATGTTATAGGTTTTCATCAGGTCAAACGTATCCATCAGGCCATTGAAGACGGTGTTGGAAGCCAAATCCACCTTGCCTGCCTTGAGATCACTAATGAATTGATCAACCTTGGCGCGATCCGGGGACTGTCCACCGTACGCAAGCCCAAGGTAGTGAGCACCGAGCGACCAATCCATCGGAGAGACGATCAAAGGTGACTTTCCAGTGGCTGCAATCTTTTGGAACAGCTGCTCAAGCTGAGCAGTGGTCTGTACGGATTGAGGATCAAATGTGCCACCTACAGCCTGATCCAGCACTTGCTGATTGTAGATGAAACCGTATCCTTCAATGGAGAAAGGAAATGCATAATTTTTGCCATCAAATGTGGTAGCCGATGTGCTGTTCTCGACGGCGTCCTTCATCCACTTCTCTGAAGTGAGGTCCAGAACGCGATCCTTGAATTTCTCAACATCCCCTGTATCCAGCATCATCATTGTTGTCGGGTTACCGGATGCATACAGGGCCGAGGCTTTCTCAAATGGGGATTGACCGTTGCCTACAGGCACAATCTCCAGAGTAATACCGGGATTCTCCGACTGAAAATCTTTGGCTGCCTGTTCCAACTGACTGTTAATCTCCGCTTTGGAATTCAGAAGCGTGATTTTGACATCACCGTCCGATGAGGATGATCCCGAGCCTGTTTCTGTCTTCGCACTGCCACATGCAGATAACATCACAACCATAATTAAAGATAATACCGATAATTTCATCCATTTCTGCTCTCTTTTCATCTGTCATGGCCCCCGTTCATTATTATAAAAGGAAACGCTTACAAAACAGATTATAATGTCAAAGGTTTGACATGTCAATCGTTTGACATAAAAATAAACAAATTTCCTTCCCTATCGATTTTTACAATGTATAGACGAATAGACGAATAAAAGCATGCAAAAAACGACCTTGCTCAGGTCGTCTCCCTCTCTACCAGAGTGACTGGTAAAATATGCTCCATCCCGATCTCTTCCTCAGCGATCTGGCTTCGGATCAATTCGACTGCAAGCTCAGCCATAGCCTCCATTGGCTGCCTTATGGTTGTAATGCCTGGCATCGCATAACCCGCCGCCTGGATGTCGTCATAACCAACAATTGCAATATCCTCGGGAACTTTGCGACCCTGAAGCACGATCTGCTTCAAGGCATGAATGGCCATCAGATCACTGGTTACGAACAGTCCATCCACTTCGGGATGCTCAGCAAGCAATTTTCCGACCAATTCGGTGTACTGATGCTGACTGAACACATTAAGGTCGGTTTCATGGATCATGACCGGCTGAATTCCATGTGCCTTCAGTGTGTCCGTGAAACCTGTCGTTCTGCGATTGGACAGCATTTGCAGCCCTAGATTGCCGCAGATATGCGCAACGTGTCGTCTGCCCTTGGAGAGCAGTAATTCGGCTGCCATAACCCCGCCCTGATAATTATCAGATGAGATGAATGGGATGTCGGTACCAATCTGCCGGTCCAATGTAACAATGGGAGAATGCAGATTCATGTACTCATCCACTTCGAGCGTATGGCTTCCCATAATAATTCCGTCGACCCGGTTACCCTTGAGCATTTCCACATACTCTCGCTCTTTGGAAGGGTCCATGTGTGAGTTGCACAGCATCATTTTTAACCCGTTCCGGTATGCATGATACTCAATATAATTCGCCAGTTCACCAAAAAACGGATGTGACACATCAGGAATAATCAAGCCGATGACGTTGGACTGCTTACGCAGCAGAGAACGGGCAATTTCATTGGGACGATAATTCAGTTCGTTCATGGTCTGATACACTTTATCCCGGGTCTTCTGACTGATGTAACCCCGATTGTTTAATACACGCGAGACGGTAGTTACGGAAACGCCTGCTTTGAGTGCAACATCATGAATTGTTGCCATAACAACCTCTTTTCCTACAACATTCTTCATATCTTTAATAATTATATACGTATTTCC includes:
- a CDS encoding LacI family DNA-binding transcriptional regulator, translated to MATIHDVALKAGVSVTTVSRVLNNRGYISQKTRDKVYQTMNELNYRPNEIARSLLRKQSNVIGLIIPDVSHPFFGELANYIEYHAYRNGLKMMLCNSHMDPSKEREYVEMLKGNRVDGIIMGSHTLEVDEYMNLHSPIVTLDRQIGTDIPFISSDNYQGGVMAAELLLSKGRRHVAHICGNLGLQMLSNRRTTGFTDTLKAHGIQPVMIHETDLNVFSQHQYTELVGKLLAEHPEVDGLFVTSDLMAIHALKQIVLQGRKVPEDIAIVGYDDIQAAGYAMPGITTIRQPMEAMAELAVELIRSQIAEEEIGMEHILPVTLVERETT
- a CDS encoding carbohydrate ABC transporter permease; protein product: MAGQSRIFGWAKLLSLIVALVLFIFPFLLLITNSFKANQAITSDPLGLPASFQWDNYVSAFDKMGYISAFGNSLLITVAGVLLIALLAAMTAHYFVRHNSKLNQYLFFLMVAAMIIPFQAIMIPLVKIYGSLGLLDNKWSLIYMYIGFGSPLAVFIYHGFIKSIPLELEEAALMDGCGRVQTFFRIVLPVLLPTSVTIAVLNVLWIWNDFLLPSLVLTSSEQRTLPLSTFYFYGTYTVDYGPLMAGLVLTLLPVLVVYLFAQKYIIQGVMQGSIK
- a CDS encoding glycoside hydrolase family 32 protein encodes the protein MNQEPNVRQGTNINKHSDIKQGPQIKTDLDLEQKSNYDQESDGALPDTQHQTQESYTLARADAYIQEHRKQVNPTYRMAYHLMPEVGWMNDPNGFVYYNGMYHMFYQHYPYAPVWGPMHWGHAVSHDLITWSYLPVALAPDQSYDSGGCFSGSAIIQDGKLLLMYTGHVVTGPDKDNDYRQTQNIAASDNGMDFVKSALNPVIRLDQIPEHTSPKDFRDPKVFERNGVYYCVLGSNDTEGGGLILLYRSTDLQQWSYVNILAQSDGTLGDNWECPDLFSLGGRDILIMSPQRMPAQMDNYRNLHSTVYMIGTLDESRGVLEYEQYHPLDYGFDFYAPQTTDDEQGRRIMVAWMETWETDIPTQQGHHWAGAMTLPREIVLKGERLFFLPVPELEQYRSHEVVQHDIRLDGTRDLGMEGDRYELFAVFEADRADQFGLKLRTGEGEETIISYQVGQRRLCLNRDHAGAGPGGERVAEVQLHDGRLELRIFVDVSSIEVFIQGGEKVMTARIYPGPESTGITAFSSGECTLTEVRKWDLKV
- a CDS encoding ABC transporter substrate-binding protein — protein: MKREQKWMKLSVLSLIMVVMLSACGSAKTETGSGSSSSDGDVKITLLNSKAEINSQLEQAAKDFQSENPGITLEIVPVGNGQSPFEKASALYASGNPTTMMMLDTGDVEKFKDRVLDLTSEKWMKDAVENSTSATTFDGKNYAFPFSIEGYGFIYNQQVLDQAVGGTFDPQSVQTTAQLEQLFQKIAATGKSPLIVSPMDWSLGAHYLGLAYGGQSPDRAKVDQFISDLKAGKVDLASNTVFNGLMDTFDLMKTYNIDKASPLSGTYERGPEVLGKGEVGIWFQGNWAWPQIHSFDTADGKYGFLPVPVSNNPDDFGNTQISAAVSKRILIDKEKSTPAQQEAAKKFLDWIVYEAKGQDFLVNQATIIPAFSNITLEPADPLGKSIGDYIKAGKIEESMSTLPADHWSKLGASMQKYLADVIDRGGLAKEIQDYWTKVK
- a CDS encoding carbohydrate ABC transporter permease → MLTEKGLWTRLRTRLIFTGPTLFAFATVMIIPFLYGIYLTFTNWDGIAVKQSLVGWDNYVGVFKDTVFWTSFGMTLEYVFITVVLTNAVAFLLAYAVTRGMKAQGWFRAGFFLPNLVGGIVLGFIWQFIFNQVLVFAGQKMNIPLFAASWLSDPDKAFWALIVVTVWQYAGYMMVIYIAGLMNVPKDVMEAASIDGASNRKMLVRIVLPLMVPSFIVCVFLSLQRGFMVYDLNVSLTSGGPFKSTEMVSMHVYEQAFLARDYGLGQAEAFVLFILVATITLLQVYFSKKLEVEA
- a CDS encoding alpha/beta hydrolase family protein; protein product: MRILEWMLVIVTVISAIVMLMAPKRRAVKVGTLSALSLVVLLHGIIDHLRVQLLPTYIVALVLLIVLAIQLWKSGRPMQNIQKSKRRSWFKTILASILVLALSAGSIVLTSLFPAFTMPEPTGSFAIGTYSQQLTDESREETKTAEAGDKRELMINVWYPVDQETAKGLPLEHYPAELGEAISLVFGIPAVVFSYLDTIPTHVVKGAEVSAAQSKYPVLLFSPGVRSARFQSMTAIEELVSHGYIVVGIDHPYTSAQVTFPDGHVASYEPDPDYPTSEELYQHNIEGVGIRAADASFVLDTLTQWNSHDPNQRLEGKLDLDHVGIFGHSYGGATTAEALAQDSRFKAGLSLEGGFWGTVSTTALKQPLMYIMSGGTAKSLDPDATEKDKVFYPEFEPDLDRVMTSSLNDTYYLTVDGFFHQSFTDISLISPKMFAKGMTPEHNVDITRSYTLAFFDRYLKGESEQPLLEGPSARFPEATYDTKYTKLRSNQAE